The following proteins come from a genomic window of Leptospira barantonii:
- a CDS encoding putative Ig domain-containing protein has protein sequence MKKEKYRLNKSKESIEVVLFSKSNSRTFRKTFFSILHSLIFLCFVSCVGNGNHSWSFKGIFGPMNLFQSSNAPLFLNYTTSPFVLTKDVPIATIQPTTSGSINDCISSPSLPTGLSLDSNSCVISGTPTVNQPATSYTITASNASENKVSTILITVNMNPPAGLNFATGPFTFTVNSALTTINPTYTGTITSCSSNVPLPTGLSLGGSDCSLYGTPSLIQTAANYVITATNPFGSANTTISITVNAAPPTALNYAGTPFVFTQNATIGTITPTYTGTVTACNSDITLPAGLALDSVCQITGTPNTLQTATDYTITASNAYGNTTFQIKITVNLAPPSALSYTGGPFVLTENSTVTLTPTVTGTVTSCTSGTALPTGLAINATTCVISGTPTVTQTATNYTITASNAYGSTTDTISLAVNAAAPSGLTYTPTNLTFYKGVNTSISPTVTGTVTSCTSGSTLPNGLSINSTTCAISGTPTSFQTGTNYTITASNSSGSTNASINILIYGNAPIKTMQNTCWNTAGTLDATCAAATSNGQDGKLQKGVNASFTNQTVNGNEYIVTDNNTGLIWTTCHFNKTNADCSGGTTAYYNLTGATNACIALNALNSGAGYANRTTWRLPTISEIETLVDFNVGASPRTFTTAFPGTSGGYYYWSSTLYLPDTTKSLVLYFSDGGTTWTDNAPAGSVARCVSTGP, from the coding sequence ATGAAAAAAGAAAAATATCGACTCAACAAATCGAAAGAATCGATTGAAGTCGTTCTATTTTCAAAATCGAATTCCCGAACATTCCGTAAAACGTTCTTTTCCATTCTTCATTCTTTAATTTTTCTTTGTTTTGTCAGTTGTGTCGGAAACGGAAATCATTCTTGGAGCTTTAAGGGAATCTTCGGTCCGATGAATCTCTTTCAATCCTCCAATGCACCGCTTTTTCTCAATTACACTACAAGTCCTTTTGTTCTCACCAAGGACGTTCCGATCGCGACGATTCAACCAACAACAAGCGGCTCCATCAACGATTGTATATCCAGCCCCTCTCTTCCTACCGGACTTTCGCTGGATTCCAATTCCTGTGTGATTTCGGGAACACCCACGGTAAATCAACCCGCAACGAGTTATACGATTACAGCTTCCAACGCATCGGAAAACAAGGTCAGTACGATTCTGATCACGGTGAATATGAATCCGCCGGCGGGCCTAAACTTTGCAACCGGTCCTTTTACATTTACTGTGAACTCGGCTCTTACTACGATCAATCCGACTTATACGGGAACGATTACAAGTTGTAGTTCCAACGTCCCATTGCCGACGGGACTTTCTTTGGGTGGTTCCGATTGTTCTCTTTATGGAACTCCATCGCTCATTCAGACCGCCGCAAACTACGTCATCACCGCAACCAATCCGTTTGGAAGCGCGAATACGACGATTTCGATCACAGTCAACGCCGCACCTCCTACGGCTTTGAACTACGCGGGAACCCCTTTCGTTTTTACTCAAAATGCAACGATCGGCACGATCACTCCTACTTACACGGGAACGGTTACCGCTTGTAATTCGGACATTACTTTACCCGCGGGCCTTGCTTTGGATTCGGTTTGTCAAATCACGGGCACGCCGAACACGCTTCAAACAGCGACGGATTATACGATTACGGCGAGCAACGCCTATGGAAACACAACGTTCCAGATAAAGATTACCGTAAACCTTGCTCCTCCGTCTGCGTTGAGTTATACGGGCGGACCTTTCGTTCTTACCGAGAATTCCACCGTCACTTTAACTCCTACGGTAACAGGAACCGTCACGAGTTGCACCTCCGGCACCGCTCTTCCTACCGGGCTCGCGATCAATGCAACCACCTGTGTGATTTCGGGAACACCGACCGTAACGCAAACGGCCACGAATTATACGATCACTGCGAGTAATGCGTATGGCAGTACTACGGATACGATTTCACTTGCGGTCAATGCGGCGGCGCCTTCTGGACTTACTTATACACCGACGAACTTGACTTTTTACAAGGGAGTGAACACTTCGATTTCGCCGACCGTCACCGGAACGGTAACGAGCTGTACATCTGGCTCCACTCTTCCCAACGGACTTTCGATCAACTCGACGACCTGCGCGATTTCCGGAACGCCTACGAGCTTTCAAACCGGAACGAATTATACGATCACTGCGAGTAATTCTTCGGGAAGTACAAACGCTTCGATCAACATTCTCATATACGGAAACGCTCCGATCAAAACGATGCAGAACACTTGTTGGAACACCGCAGGAACCTTGGACGCAACCTGCGCGGCCGCCACTTCGAACGGACAAGACGGGAAACTCCAAAAAGGAGTGAACGCAAGTTTCACAAACCAAACCGTAAATGGAAACGAGTATATCGTCACCGATAACAACACAGGTTTGATTTGGACGACTTGCCACTTCAACAAAACCAATGCAGACTGCTCCGGCGGGACAACCGCTTATTACAATCTAACGGGTGCAACTAACGCGTGCATTGCGTTGAACGCACTCAATTCAGGAGCCGGTTACGCGAATCGAACCACCTGGAGATTGCCCACAATTTCCGAAATCGAAACCTTAGTCGACTTCAACGTAGGAGCTTCCCCGAGAACATTTACCACCGCGTTCCCGGGAACCTCGGGAGGTTATTACTATTGGAGTTCTACCCTTTATCTGCCGGATACGACTAAGTCCTTGGTTTTATACTTTTCCGACGGTGGAACAACTTGGACCGACAACGCACCTGCGGGCTCAGTCGCTCGTTGTGTTTCTACGGGACCTTAA
- a CDS encoding helix-turn-helix domain-containing protein: MFNSSLLADTLFHTFFSETNLFYAHAAGVGTGIVMAIAKLYSGKRDEFSKSYGTILLSVSVFLMANNRVIFPQETDPRLAQDPVFLGVYFGLVLYASSAVLICMMFILDRLQNPWQYCKKILWIVPIALIAAFAIPGTIYIGLCDSIAILITLYTTGWSIREILSLEEQKVFFNFPFITAMITTSLILDLIGTLMNSTRMLMFSELIPGVMIAYITLIERFYPVLFSRAYGGESAKTLMDSQAFIDSPVDALIESDGLTESGRNILEGVELEKIEERINSFLQVRGYADEELRLPDFASYLGLSTHQASYYLNKHMSMKFADFLNMNRIEDVKRNLRSKSHMNLLQIALECGFNSASSFHRACVKFTGKSPREFRKLINSQS; this comes from the coding sequence ATGTTCAATTCAAGTCTACTCGCTGATACCCTATTTCATACGTTCTTCTCGGAAACAAATTTATTCTATGCGCACGCCGCCGGGGTTGGAACAGGAATCGTAATGGCGATCGCCAAACTTTACTCGGGGAAACGGGACGAATTCAGTAAATCTTATGGAACCATTCTCCTCAGCGTCAGCGTTTTTCTGATGGCAAACAACCGAGTGATCTTCCCGCAAGAAACCGATCCAAGACTCGCTCAGGATCCTGTGTTCTTAGGAGTTTATTTCGGATTGGTTCTTTACGCTTCCTCCGCGGTTTTGATCTGCATGATGTTCATTTTGGATCGTCTTCAAAATCCTTGGCAATACTGCAAAAAAATTCTTTGGATCGTTCCGATTGCATTGATCGCGGCCTTTGCCATTCCCGGAACGATTTACATCGGCCTTTGCGACTCCATCGCGATCCTAATCACTCTTTATACAACCGGTTGGTCGATTCGCGAGATTCTATCCTTGGAAGAGCAAAAAGTTTTTTTCAATTTTCCGTTCATCACAGCGATGATCACCACTTCTCTGATTTTGGATCTGATCGGAACATTGATGAATTCCACGAGAATGCTTATGTTTTCCGAATTGATTCCAGGCGTTATGATCGCCTACATTACGTTAATCGAGCGATTTTATCCCGTTCTTTTCAGCAGGGCTTACGGGGGAGAATCCGCGAAAACCTTAATGGATAGCCAGGCTTTTATCGATTCTCCCGTGGATGCGCTCATTGAGTCCGATGGTTTGACCGAATCCGGAAGGAATATTTTGGAGGGAGTGGAACTGGAAAAGATCGAGGAAAGAATCAATTCTTTTCTACAAGTTCGGGGTTATGCGGACGAAGAGCTTCGTTTGCCGGATTTCGCTTCTTATTTGGGCCTTTCCACACACCAAGCCTCGTATTATCTCAACAAACACATGTCGATGAAGTTCGCGGACTTTTTGAACATGAACCGAATCGAAGACGTTAAGCGAAACCTCCGAAGCAAATCGCATATGAATCTTTTGCAAATCGCTTTGGAATGCGGTTTTAACTCGGCTTCATCCTTTCATAGAGCTTGTGTAAAGTTTACGGGAAAATCTCCGAGAGAATTCAGAAAGTTGATCAATTCTCAGAGTTAA